A single Lolium perenne isolate Kyuss_39 chromosome 6, Kyuss_2.0, whole genome shotgun sequence DNA region contains:
- the LOC139832350 gene encoding uncharacterized protein, producing MPGRAAALDRKRERGHDMLFNDYFYRKALFTPAMFRRCFWMSRPLFTRIMDGVKVYGSYFCVKVDAIGKVGLSSYQKCTSTIRMLAYGVADDFVDEYIRMSKLSCLKAMYRFCRVVIGVFGEQYLRQPNADDTTRLFSINTSRGFSGMLGSIDCMHWEWKNCPFGWQGTYTDHSEGCTVILEVVASHDTWIWHSFFGMADSHNDINVLQRSPVFDRLAHG from the coding sequence ATGCCGGGGCGAGCGGCagccttggaccgcaaaagagaacgcggccacgacATGCTCTTCAACGACTACTTCTACCGCAAGGCATTGTTCACGCCGGCCATGTTTCGCCGTTGTTTTTGGATGTCCAGACCGTTGTTCACCCGGATAATGGATGGTGTCAAGGTCTACGGCAGCTACTTCTGCGTCAAAGTGGATGCAATTGGTAAGGTAGGCCTCTCTTCTTATCAGAAATGCACATCAACGATTAGGATGCTCGCATATGGTGTTGCCGAtgatttcgtagatgagtacaTACGCATGAGCAAGTTGAGCTGCTTGAAAGCGATGTACAGGTTCTGCAGAGTAGTGATCGGTGTGTTCGGAGAACAATATCTGCGCCAACCTAATGCAGACGATACAACCCGTCTGTTTTCAATCAACACTTCTAGAGGGTTTTctgggatgcttggcagcatagactgcatgcactgggagtggaaaaaCTGCCCTTTTGGTTGGCAGGGGACGTACACCGAccattctgaggggtgcacagtGATTCTTGAAGTTGTTGCTTCACATgacacatggatttggcactcattctttggcatggctgACTCACACAATGACATTaatgtgctgcagcgctctccggtgtttgataggctGGCGCACGGTTAG